GCCTCCCACGGCGGCAGCCCCTGCGCAAGCAAGGCCGCCACGACGCCGGTCAGCACGTCCCCCGTTCCCCCCGTCGCCATCGCGCCGTTGCCGTTCGGCACGATGCCGACGCGGCCGTCCGGGGAGGCCACCACGGTGCGCGCGCCCTTCAACACCGTCACCGCGCGGACGGACGCGGCCGCGGCGCGCGCCGCCTCGACGCGGTCGCGCTGAATCTCGCCGATCGAGGACCCCATCAGCCGCGCGAGCTCGCCGGGATGCGGTGTGATCACGACCGGCCCGGAGGCCTCGCGCAGCGGCGCGATGTTCCCCGCCAGCGCGTTGAGCGCGTCGGCGTCCGCCACGATCGGGCCGCCGAGCGAGGGCAGCAGCCGGCGCACGACGGCGACCACCTCGGGATGCGTCGTGAGGCCGGGCCCCATCGCGACGACCGCGGGGCGCCGGCCGTCGACGGCCGAGACGGCCTCGCGGATCACGCCCTCGGCCGCCTCACTCAGCGTGCCGGCGCCGGTCTCCGGCAGCGGCAGCGCCATCGCCTCGGGCAGCGACGCGGTGGGCACCGTGACGAGCGACTCCGGCAGCGCCACGGTCACGAGGCCCGCCCCGCCGCGGATCGCGCCCCGAGCCGCAAGAACCGCGGCGCCGGTGAAGCCGCGGGCCCCCGCGACGACAAACACGTGGCCGTAGGTGCCTTTGTGGCCGTCGGCGCGGCGCCGGGGAAACGCCCGGTCCACCCACGCGGCGCGGATGAACTCCGAGCGGATCGGCGCCTCGTCGACGATCTCTTCGGGCAGCCCGATGTCCGCGACGAAGAGCCGGCCGGCGCAGGCCGCGGCCGGATACTGCACGAGCCCGAGTTTGGGGAGGCCCATCGTGACCGTCGCCGCCGCCTGGATCACCGGCCGCTCCGCGGCGCCCGTCGCCGCGTCGATGCCGGAGGGCACGTCGACCGCGAGGATCGGCGTGCCGGAACGATCGGCCGCCTCGATCAACTCGGCGGGGACCCCGCGGGCCGGTCCGTGGAAGCCGGTGCCGAAGAGCGCGTCGACGATGAGGTCGCAGCCGCGAAGCGCGGCGTCGATCTCGGCGGGGGACAGGCCCGTGGCCTCGATCACCGGGATGTGGCGTTCGCGAACGGACGGGAGATGCGCCGCGGGCCCGCCGCCGAGCTCGGCGGCGGGCCCGGCCAGCATCACCGTGACCCGCGCGTCTCCGGCGAGATCGCGCGCGGCGACGAGTCCGTCGCCGCCGTTGTTCCCCTTGCCGGCCAGCACCACCACGTGCCGGCCGCCCCGGCCTTCCAGCAGGCGCCGGGCCACGTCGGCCGTGCGCGCGCCGGCCCGCTCCATCAGCGCCGCGACCGTGACGCTGGCCGCCTCCAGCGCCCGCTGCTCGAGCGATGCCATTTCTGTGGGCGTCGGGAGCTTCATCGCCGGCCGCCCGCGAGGAACGGGAGCTCCGATGCGGTCACTCGGCGACGGCGTGCGCGACGGCGAGATCTCGAGTGTGCGAGATGGACACGAACCACGCCTGAACGCCGAGGTCGGCCGCGACCTGCGCGGCCCGGCCGGTGAGGCGGACGACGGGGCGGCCGAGCGGATCGCCTTCGATCTCGATCTCGCGCCAGGCCATGCGCCGCCACCCGAGGCCGAGGGCCTTCATCACCGCCTCTTTGGCCGCGAACCGGCCGGCCAGCCGTTCCGCCGAGGTCCGCGACGCGCCGGCATGCCGTCGCTCGCCCGCGGTGAAGACCCGCGAGAGAAAGCCGTCGCCCCAGCGCGCGGTGGCGCGCCGGATGCGGTCCACCTCGACGACGTCGACCCCGATGCCGCGAATCATCGCGTCGTCACCCGAACCGCGCCCGCGCGGTCAGGCCGGGCGTAGATCCGCCTCGTCGACGAGCATCACCGGGATGCCGTCCCGGATCGGGTAGCGGCGTCCGCACTTGCCGCAGACGAGCCGGTCGCCGTCCTGCGTCACCGGGGTCTTGCACACCGGGCATGCCAGGATGTCGAGAAGTTCCTTGTCGATCATCGGGCCGTCTCCTCCGGTATCAGAAACTCGCGCGGTCAATCACCCCTCCGGGCGAACCATTCGACGGTTCGGCGAAGCCCCTCCTCCAGCGGCACGCGGGCCTGCCAGCCGAGGGCCTCGCGAATCCGGCTCACGTCGAGGTAGATCCGGTGCACCTCGCCGGGGACCGCCGGGCCGTGGTCCGGCGCCGGCGCCGCACCCGTGAGCGCGCGAAGCCGCTCCGCGATCTCGTTGACGGAGGTGCCGCGTCCCGACCCCACGTGCAGCGGCTGCGGCAGCGTCCGCCCCAGGACCCGCAGATTCACGTCGGCCACGTCGGCGACATACACGAAATCGCGCACCTGCGCGCCGTCGCCGAAGATCACCGGCCGGCGGCCGCCGAGCATCGCCTCGGCGAAGATCGCGACGACCCCGGCCTCGGTCGCAGGATCCTGACGCGGCCCGTACACGTTGCCGTACCTGAGAACCGTCGTGTTGAGGCCGTGCGTCCGCCGATAGTATGCCATGTACTGCTCGCCGAGATACTTGTGCAGGCCGTACGGCGAGGCGGGCAGGATCGGATCGTCTTCGCGGACCGGGACGGCCTTCGGCTCGCCGTACAGCGCGCCGGCGGTCGACGAGAAGATGACCTGCCGGACCGCGTGGCGGACCGAGAGATCGAGCACCCGCAGCGTGCCGAGCACGTTCGTCGCCGCGTCGCCG
This DNA window, taken from bacterium, encodes the following:
- a CDS encoding NAD-dependent epimerase/dehydratase family protein, whose amino-acid sequence is MRILVTGGAGFIGSHVAEAYRNAGHHVAVADVVSGADRTPSGIRCHRVDVASEALRAVFDEERPEVVSHHAAQANVRRSLADPVGDAATNVLGTLRVLDLSVRHAVRQVIFSSTAGALYGEPKAVPVREDDPILPASPYGLHKYLGEQYMAYYRRTHGLNTTVLRYGNVYGPRQDPATEAGVVAIFAEAMLGGRRPVIFGDGAQVRDFVYVADVADVNLRVLGRTLPQPLHVGSGRGTSVNEIAERLRALTGAAPAPDHGPAVPGEVHRIYLDVSRIREALGWQARVPLEEGLRRTVEWFARRGD
- the acpS gene encoding holo-ACP synthase, with the translated sequence MIRGIGVDVVEVDRIRRATARWGDGFLSRVFTAGERRHAGASRTSAERLAGRFAAKEAVMKALGLGWRRMAWREIEIEGDPLGRPVVRLTGRAAQVAADLGVQAWFVSISHTRDLAVAHAVAE
- a CDS encoding Trm112 family protein translates to MIDKELLDILACPVCKTPVTQDGDRLVCGKCGRRYPIRDGIPVMLVDEADLRPA
- a CDS encoding NAD(P)H-hydrate dehydratase translates to MKLPTPTEMASLEQRALEAASVTVAALMERAGARTADVARRLLEGRGGRHVVVLAGKGNNGGDGLVAARDLAGDARVTVMLAGPAAELGGGPAAHLPSVRERHIPVIEATGLSPAEIDAALRGCDLIVDALFGTGFHGPARGVPAELIEAADRSGTPILAVDVPSGIDAATGAAERPVIQAAATVTMGLPKLGLVQYPAAACAGRLFVADIGLPEEIVDEAPIRSEFIRAAWVDRAFPRRRADGHKGTYGHVFVVAGARGFTGAAVLAARGAIRGGAGLVTVALPESLVTVPTASLPEAMALPLPETGAGTLSEAAEGVIREAVSAVDGRRPAVVAMGPGLTTHPEVVAVVRRLLPSLGGPIVADADALNALAGNIAPLREASGPVVITPHPGELARLMGSSIGEIQRDRVEAARAAAASVRAVTVLKGARTVVASPDGRVGIVPNGNGAMATGGTGDVLTGVVAALLAQGLPPWEAAVCAAYLHGLAGDLAAPGELGLLSHEVADAVPRALRQVRAGSVDEGITDVR